One stretch of Thalassophryne amazonica chromosome 17, fThaAma1.1, whole genome shotgun sequence DNA includes these proteins:
- the LOC117529333 gene encoding chemokine-like receptor 1 — translation MSVDYIDYEDYVPGNDSDFNSSMSGVLNLTESKSFLNDALVAVNVIISVIGLGGNSLVIWICGCKMKRTVITTWYISLAISDFLFCAFLPLEIVYMITSHWPFGLALCKLSSSALFLNMYSSVFLLVLISTDRCVLVSFPVWAHNHRTVWKASGIVLLMWLLSALLTLPSLIYRQTQIHGSVTQCYTNYTSHSGHKAVALTRLICGFVIPFLMIVFCCSVLCVKLRSMTTKSTKPYKVMAVLITSFFVCWVPYHTFVLLEIDLKNHSLDVLHTGLKVGATLAAANSFINPFLYVFLGNDFKRTLKKSLMSRIEDAMADDLRTGGPSYSRSKAMEVV, via the coding sequence ATGTCTGTGGATTATATTGACTATGAAGATTACGTTCCAGGGAACGACAGCGACTTCAACTCCTCTATGAGCGGAGTACTGAATTTGACTGAGTCCAAGTCCTTCCTGAATGATGCTCTGGTGGCGGTTAATGTGATCATTTCTGTCATTGGCCTCGGAGGAAACTCACTCGTCATCTGGATCTGTGGATGCAAAATGAAACGAACGGTGATCACCACCTGGTATATCAGTTTGGCCATTTCTGACTTCTTGTTCTGTGCCTTTCTTCCTCTAGAGATAGTCTACATGATTACATCACACTGGCCTTTCGGTCTTGCCTTGTGCAAGCTCAGCTCCTCCGCCCTCTTTCTCAATATGTACAGCAGCGTTTTCCTCTTGGTTTTGATCAGCACTGATCGCTGTGTGCTAGTTTCCTTCCCGGTATGGGCGCATAACCATCGTACAGTATGGAAAGCGTCTGGAATCGTTCTCCTCATGTGGCTCCTTTCTGCTTTGCTGACTCTGCCCTCGCTCATCTACAGACAAACTCAAATCCATGGTTCTGTCACTCAGTGCTACACTAATTACACGTCACATTCAGGACACAAGGCTGTAGCACTGACTCGCCTGATCTGTGGCTTCGTCATTCCTTTTCTAATGATTGTGTTCTGCTGCTCGGTGCTATGCGTGAAGCTGAGAAGTATGACCACGAAGTCAACAAAGCCCTACAAAGTCATGGCGGTGCTCATCACATCGTTTTTCGTCTGCTGGGTCCCCTACCACACCTTTGTGCTTTTGGAGATAGATCTGAAGAACCATAGTCTGGATGTGTTGCATACGGGGTTGAAGGTGGGGGCCACTCTGGCCGCAGCAAACAGCTTCATAAATCCATTTCTCTACGTGTTCTTGGGCAATGACTTTAAGCGAACCCTAAAGAAATCTTTGATGTCCAGGATAGAGGATGCAATGGCAGATGATTTACGTACAGGTGGCCCCAGTTACTCAAGGTCTAAAGCAATGGAAGTAGTCTAA